A stretch of DNA from Microlunatus capsulatus:
GCCGTCCTCCTCGGGGGTCGGGCGGGGACCCGGGCGGGACGCTGCCCGCCCGGGTCCGCGGTGGTCAGGAGCAGGCGTCCGGCTTCGGCGGGTTGGTGGCCGCGTCCGGGGTGAACCCGGAGGCCCCGACGGTGTCGTCGAGCGCCTTCTGCCACGAGCCGTCGGTGACCATCTTCTGGATGGCGCCGTTCACCGACTCGCAGAGGGCCGTGTCGCCCTGCTTGATGCCCACGCCGTAGCGCTCCTCGGAGAACGGGGCGCCGACGACCTTGAGCTTGCCCTGGTACTGCGACTGCGCGGCGAAGCCGGCGAGGATGACGTTGTCGGTGGTGACCGCGTCGATCGTGCCGCTGTTGAGGGCCTGCACGCACTTGGAGTAGGTGTCGAACTCCTGCAGCTGCACGCCGGAGGCGTAGTTGTCCTTGATCTTCTGCGCCGACGTCGAGCCGGTGACCGAGCACAGCTTCTTGCCGTTCAGCGCGTCGGGCCCGGTGATGTCGGTGTTGCCGGTCTTCACCAGCAGGTCCTGGCCGGCGACGAAGTAGGGCCCGCCGAAGGAGACCTTCTGCTTGCGCTCGTCGGTGATCGAGTAGGTCGCGAAGATCATCTTGACCTGGCCGCTCTGCAGCAGCGTCTCGCGCTGGGCCGAGGGCGACTCCTTGAAGGTCACGTCGGTGTAGCCGAGCTCCTTGGCGACGTAGCGGGCGACGGTGACGTCGAAGCCCTGGTAGTCGTTGCCGACCTGCTGGCCGAGGCCCGGCTGGTCGAACTTGATGCCGATGGTCACGGGGCCGCCGGAGCTGGCCGCGTCCCCGGCGGGGGCGGCGTTCTCCTCGTTGACGCAGCCGGCCATGGCCAGCGTGAGTGCCGCAGCGGCGGTGCTGCCGGCGATCTTGGTGATGGTCCTCATGGTGTGCGTTCCCCTCCGGTGTGGGCGTCGGGAGAGCAGGCCGCTGCTCCCGATCGCTCGGGTCGTCCGTGTGCACCGTGCCGCGACGGGTGGGTCGTGGCAGCGCACGTCCTGAGCTAGTGGGTCAGGATCTTGCTCAGGAAATCCTGGGCCCGCGCCGAGCGCGGGGCGGTGAAGAAGGTCTCCGGCGGGGCCTCCTCGACGATCTGGCCGTCGGCCATGAACACCACGCGGTTGGCCGCCTTGCGGGCGAACCCCATCTCGTGGGTGACGACGACCATCGTCATCCCCTGGCGGGCGAGGGAGACCATCACGTCGAGGACCTCGTTGACCATCTCGGGGTCCAGGGCCGAGGTGGGCTCGTCGAAGAGGATCACCTTGGGGTCCATGGCGAGCGCCCGGGCGATCGCCACCCGCTGCTGCTGGCCGCCGGACAGCTGGGCCGGGTACTTCTCGGCCTGGGAGTCGACGCCGACCCGCTTCAGCAGCTCCATCCCGCGCTGGCGGGCCTCCGCGGCGCTCTTGCGCCGCACCTTGACCGGACCCAGGGTGACGTTCTCCAGGACGGTCTTGTGCGCGAAGAGGTTGAAGGACTGGAAGACCATGCCGACGTCGGCGCGGAGGCCGGCCAGCGCCCGGCCCTCCTCGGGCAGGCGGGCGCCGTCGATGGTGATCGTGCCGCCCTCGATCGTCTCCAGCCGGTTGATGGCGCGGCAGAGCGTCGACTTCCCCGAGCCGGAGGGCCCGAGCACGACGACGACCTCGCCGCGGCCGACCGTCAGGTTGATGTCGCGCAGCACGTGCAGGTCGCCGAAGTGCTTGTCGACACCGCTCAGCACGACGAGCGGCTCGCCGACCGGCGTCACCACCGGTGGGGCCGTGGACCCGTCCAGGGCGGCGTCGTGGTCCGTGCCCGCGTGCGGACCTGCAGGCGGCCCTCCCGACTCCGTCATGGCCCGACCCTAGAGGAGCGAGGTCACGGTTGGGGCGACCGACATGTTGAGATCCGGTTACGCCCGGCCCGCTCAGCGGCCGGTGACGCCCCAGCGGCCGGAGTAGCTCTTGCCCGGCGCGAGCACGATGAGCCCGTCGTGGGTGATGCCCTCGTTGAAGGCGTCGGGGCCGCACGTCATCGGCTCGACGGCCAGCGAGAGGTCGCGGCGGTCCTCGCCGGTGAAGACCTGGATCCAGCTCATCGTCGCGTCACCCCACAGCTCGGCGTACCGGTCCCCGAGGGCCAGCTTGACCCGCCAGCGGCCGTCCTCGTCGCGGTCGAGGTCGGTGAACGCGTGGTCGAGGTTGGTGCTGCCCAGCGGCGCCCCCGCCCGCAGGTCCTTCTCCGTGCCCTCGACCGGGGCGAGCCGGACCGGCAGCAGCCGGTCGTCGACCTCCAGGTAGGTCCGGGCCGGGACGGTGAGGGCGACCTCGTCGACGGTGGTCTCGCCGACGGTGAAGTAGGGGTGCGCGGCGTAGCCGAACGGCACGTCGGCGTCGCCGATGTTGGTCGCGCGCACGGTGACCTGCAGGCCGCGCTCGCCGACCTGGTGGGTGATGGTCGCCTCGAGGACCCCCGGCCAGCCGGAGCGGGGGTAGACGCGCACCGACTGCGTCACCGTGTCGGCGGTGTGCTCGACCAGGGTCCAGGGCACGTGCCGGACGAGGCCGTGGATGGCGTTGTGCCGGGAGGGCTCGCTGAGGTCGAGCTGCTGCTCCTCGCCGCCGAAGGTGTAGATCCCGTCCCGGATCCGGTTCGGCCAGGGCAGCAGCTGCTGGCCGCGCCCCTTGTGGACCACCTCGTCGGCCTCGAAGCCGCGCACCACGTGACGGCCGTCGACGGTGTAGGCGCGCAGCGTCGCGCCGACCTCGGTGACGACGGCGCGGTGCTCGCCGGAGACGATCTCGTACTGCTCGCCGGTGGGGTTGGTCATGGTCGGGGAGCCTAGTGCGGGGCCTCCGCGCCGGGGGCGGCGGACCCGTGGCCGGCCGTCCGCGACGGGCGGCCGCGCCCGGCGTCGGCCGTTAGGCTGGGACCGCCATGTCGACCCCAGTCCTCGCCCCCCCGGCCGCCCGGACCTACGAGATCCGCACCCACGGCTGCCAGATGAACGTCCACGACTCCGAGCGCCTCGCCGGCCTGCTCGAGGGAGCGGGCTACGCGCGCGCCGACCGCGGCAGCGCGCCCGACGTCGTCGTCTTCAACACCTGCGCGGTCCGGGAGAACGCCGACAACAAGCTGTACGGCAGCCTCGGCCACCTGCTGCCCACCAAGAACGCCACCCCCGGCATGCAGATCGCCGTCGGCGGCTGCCTCGCCCAGAAGGACCGCAGCGAGATCGTCCGCCGGGCCCCCTGGGTCGACGTCGTCTTCGGCACCCACAACATCGGCGCCCTGCCCGTGCTGCTGGAGCGGGCCCGCGTCGAGCAGGAGGCGCAGGTCGAGATCGAGGAGGCCCTGCAGACCTTCCCCTCGGACCTGCCCACCCGGCGCCAGTCGCCCTACGCCGCCTGGGTCTCGGTGAGCGTCGGCTGCAACAACACGTGCACCTTCTGCATCGTGCCGTCGCTGCGCGGCAAGGAGACCGACCGCCGGCCGGGCGACGTGCTGGCCGAGGTCGAGATGCTGGTCGCCGAGGGCGTCCAGGAGGTCACCCTGCTGGGCCAGAACGTCAACGCCTACGGTGTCGAGTTCGGCGACCGCGCGGCGTTCGCCAAGCTGCTCCGCGCGTGCGGGGAGATCGAGGGGCTGGAGCGGGTGCGCTTCACCTCACCGCACCCCAAGGACTTCACCGACGACGTCATCGCGGCGATGGCCGAGACCCCGAACGTCATGCCGCAGCTCCACATGCCGCTGCAGTCCGGCTCGGACGCGGTCCTGCGGGCCATGCGCCGCTCGTACCGCAGCGACCGCTACCTCGGCATCATCGACCGGGTCCGCGACGCCATGCCGCACGCGGCGATCACCACCGACATCATCGTCGGCTTCCCGGGCGAGACCGAGGCCGACTTCCAGGCGACCCTCGACGTCGCCGCCGCCTCGCGCTTCGCGGCGGCGTTCACGTTCCAGTACTCGGTGCGCCCGGGGACCCCGGCGGCGACGATGGCCGACCAGATCCCGAAGCCCGTGGTCCAGGAGCGCTACGAGCGGCTCGTCGCCCTGGTCGAGGAGACCGCCTGGCGGGAGAACCAGCAGCTGGTCGGCACCGAGGTCGAGGTGATGTTCGCCGACGGCGAGGGCCGCAAGGACGCCGCCACGGCCCGGATGTCGGGGCGGGCGCGGGACAACCGGCTGGTCCACGTGGCGGTCCCCGAGGACCCGGCGCTGCGGCCGCGGCCCGGCGACCTGGCCCGCACCACCGTCACCTACGCGGCCCCGCACCACCTGACGGCCGACTCCGGCATCACCGGGCTGCGGCGCACCCGCGGCGGGGACGCCTGGGAGGGCCGCCGGGCCGCTCCCGCCCGGGCCGTCGTCGGCCTGGGCCTGCCGGGCGTCGGCGTGCCCGCCCCGCTGGCCCCGGCCACCGGCTGCCAGGTCGCCTGAGCCGGTCCCGGGAACGGCTCAGCCCCGCCGGTCCGGGACCGACGGGGCTGAGGAGAGGGGTCAGGCCGGGGGCGGCGTGCCGTCCTTGCGGAGGAACTCGCCCAGCTTCTCCTTGGCGACGCCGACGCCCTTGTCGATCTTGTCGGCGTGCTTGCCGCCGGTGCGCTCGTCGGCGAGGTCGCCCGCGCGGTCCAGGCCCTGGTCGACCTTGTCGGGGTGCTGGCTCAGCACGTCCTTGGCCTTGTCGAAGATGCCCATCGGGTGTCGCCTCTCGTTCGAAGGTGGTCCTGCTCGGCCCGGGCCGACCCGGAGGGGGCGGCGCCGTGCACGGGTCCAGGGTGCCCTGGTGCGCGCCCGGGCTCAACCACCGGGGCGGACACCGACCGGCCGCGCGGGACCGCTGGGCCAGACTGGGGCCGTGACCGTGGTGCTCGTGGGTCCGACGGCCGTCGGCAAGTCGGCGCTCGCCGTGGCGCTCGCCCGGCGCTACCGCGACGCCGGCCGGCCGGCCGAGGTGGTCAACGCCGACTCCATGCTGGTCTACCGCGGGATGGACATCGGGACGGCCAAGCCGACCGCGCAGGAGCGGGCCGGCGTGCCGCACCACCTGCTCGACGTCCTCGACGTCACCCAGACCGCCACCGTCGCGGAGTTCCAGGCCCTCGCCCGCGCCGCGATCGCGGACTGCCGGTCGCGCGGGGTGGTGCCCGTGGTCGTCGGCGGCTCCGCGCTCTACGTCCGGGCCGTCGTCGACGACTTCGTCTTCCCCGGCACCGACGCGGCGGTCCGCGGCCGGCTGGAGGCCGAGCTGGCCGTCGTCGGGCCGGCGGCCCTGCACGCCCGGCTGGCCGCCGTCGACCCCGCCTCGGCCGCGTCCATCGGCCCCGCCAACGGGCGACGGCTCGTCCGCGCGCTGGAGGTGGTGGAGCTGACGGGGGCGCCCTACACGTCCAGCCTGCCCGCGCACCGCTACGCGCTGCCCGGCGTCGTCCAGATCGGCCTGCGGGTCGACCGGCCGACGATGGACGCGAGGATCGCGCAGCGGGTCGACGCCATGTGGGCCGCCGGCTTCGTCGACGAGGTGCGCGCCCTGGCCGCCCGCTCGCCCGGGCTGCGGGACGGCGTCACCGCCTCCCGCGCCCTCGGCTACCGCCAGCTGCTGGCGCACCTGGACGGCGAGGTCACCGAGGAGGAGGCCCGCGCCCAGACGGTGCAGGGCACCCGCCGCTTCGCCCGCCGGCAGGGTGGCTGGTTCCCCCGCGACCCGCGGATCACCTGGCTCGACTGGGACCGGCCCGACCTCGTCGACGCGGCGCTCGCGGTCGCCGGGCCCGACGGCGAGGGTGCCGACCGGCCCCCGGGCGGTGCGGGGGAGGCCGCGCCGGCTCTGGGAGACTGAGCCCATGCGCAGGTGGTCGTTCAGCAAGGGTCACGGGACCGAGAACGACTTCGTGGTCCTGCTGGACCGCGACGACACGATGCACGTCGGGCCCGCCGAGGTCCGCTACCTCTGCGACCGGCACGCCGGGATCGGCGGCGACGGCCTGCTGCGCGCCGTCCGCGCCCGGCACGTGCCCGAGTGGGACGGCGACGGCGCCCTCTGGTTCATGGACTACCGCAACGCCGACGGCTCGGTGGCGCAGATGTGCGGCAACGGCCTGCGGGTGTTCGCGCGGTTCCTGCTCGACCACGACCTGGCCAGCGGGCCCACCATCCCCGTCGCCACGCGGTCGGGGCTCAAGGAGGCGACGGTGCTGCCCGACACCCGCATCCGGGTGTCGATGGGTCCGGTCCGCGTCGAGCAGCCGGGCACCCCGCTCGCCGTCCGCACCGCCGACGGCGCCGAGCACGCCGTGCTGCCCGCCGACGTCGGCAACCCGCACGCCGTCGCGTTCGTCGACGACCTGGCCGCGCTGGACCTGACCCGCGCGCCGCGGGTGCCCGACGGCGCGTTCCCCGAGGGCGTGAACGTCGAGTTCGTCCGGGTCCTGGGACCGCGCCACCTGGCCCTGCGCGTGCACGAGCGGGGCGTGGGGGAGACGCGCTCCTGCGGGACCGGCACCGTCGCGGCGGCCGCCGCCGCGCGGGTGCACGCCGGTGACACCGCGCCGCTCCCCGTCACCTATCGTGTCGAGGTGCCTGGCGGCGAGGTCGAGGTCGAGCTCGCCGAGGACCAGGCCCATCTGACCGGCCCGGCGGTGCTCATCGCCCACGGGCAGGTCCTGGTCCCCGAGGAGGGGTAGTGGCAGTCCTGGACACGTTCTCGCTGGCCGGCAAGGTCTCGGTGGTGACGGGGGCGAACCGCGGCATCGGCCGTGCGCTCGTCACGTCCCTGGCGGAGGCGGGCAGCGACGTCGTCCTGCTCGTCCGCGACGCCGAGGCCGGCGCCCGCACCAAGGCCGAGGTCGAGCAGCTGGGCGTCCGCGCCCACGTCGTCGTCGCCGACGTCACCCACCCCGACGAGGTGCAGCGCGCCGTCGAGGAGTCGGTCGCCGGCCTGGGCAAGGTCGACGTGCTGGTCAACAACGCCGGCTACTGCGTGCACCGGCCCGCGCTCGAGGTCACCCCCGAGGAGTGGAGCTCGGTGATGGACGTCAACGTCACCGGCGTCTGGAACTGCGCCCAGGCGTTCGGCCGGGTGATGGTCGAGCAGGGCAGCGGCGCGATCATCAACATCGGCTCCATCTCCGCCCAGATCGTCAACCGGCCGCAGCACCAGCCCGGCTACAACGCCTCCAAGGCCGCGGTGCACCAGCTGACCAAGTCGCTCGCCGCCGAGTGGGCGCCGATGGGCGTCCGCGTCAACGCGCTGGCCCCCGGCTACACCAAGACCGAGATGGCCCCGGTCGACAGCCCGGAGTTCCGCCGGCACTGGATCGAGGACGCCCCGATGCAGCGCTACGCCCTGCCCGAGGAGCTCGGCCCCAGCGTCGTCTTCCTCGCCTCGGCCGCCTCCGGCTTCATCACCGGTGAGGTTCTGGTCATCGACGGCGGGTACACCCTCTTCTGAGCGGAGCGGTGGTCCGGCGCCGGCGGGGTGAAATCCCCTCGGCGCCGGTTGTCGCCCCGTGAGACCCTGGAGGGACGATGACTTCACCTGAGCCGCAGCCCGTCAGCCCGAGCGACGCGGTCGAGGACGACCTGCTGATCGAGCGCCTCGACCCCCGCGACCACCCCGAGTTCGCCCGGCCCGCCCGGCCCGCCCCCGGTCCCGACGACTCCTACGACGGCGACCAGCAGGACCTCGCCGACCGGCAGTCGCTGCGCCGCGTCGCCGGCATGTCGACCGAGCTCACCGACATCACCGAGGTCGAGTACCGCCAGCTCCTGCTGGAGCGCGTGGTGCTCGTCAGCGTCTGGACCACCGGGACCGCCGCCGACGCCGAGAACTCCCTCGCCGAGCTCAAGCTGCTCGCCGAGACGGCCGGCTCGCAGATCCTCGAGGGCCTGGTCCAGCGGCGCAGCCGCCCCGACCCCGCCACCTACATCGGCAGCGGCAAGGTCGAGGAGCTGCGCGAGGTCGTCGTCACCACCGGCGCCGACACCGTCATCTGCGACGGCGAGCTGTCGCCGGCCCAGCTGCGCAACCTCGAGGACAAGGTCAAGGTCAAGGTCATCGACCGGACCGCCCTGATCCTCGACATCTTCGCCCAGCACGCGCAGAGCGCGGAGGGCAAGGCGCAGGTCGAGATGGCCCAGCTCAACTACCTCAAGCAGCGCCTGCGCGGCTGGGGTGGCAACCTCTCCCGGCAGGCCGGTGGGCGGGCCGCCGGCGGCGCGGGCATCGGCGGCCGCGGCCCCGGTGAGACCAAGATCGAGACCGACCGTCGCCGGATCAGCAGCCGGATCGCCAAGCTGCGCCGCGAGCTGCGCGACCTGGACAGCACCCGGCAGACCGAGCGGGCCGAGCGCCGTCGGCACGAGGTGCCCTCGGTGGCCATCGTCGGCTACACCAACGCCGGGAAGTCGAGCATGCTGAACCGGCTGACCGACGCCGGCGTGCTGGTCGAGGACGCGCTGTTCGCCACCCTCGACCCGACGACCCGGCGCGCGACCACCCCGGACGGCCGGGTCTACACCCTCACCGACACCGTCGGCTTCGTCCGGCACCTGCCGCACGACCTCGTCGAGGCCTTCCGCTCCACGCTGGAGGAGTCGGTGCAGGCCGACCTGCTGCTGCACGTCGTCGACGCCTCCGACCCCGACCCCGAGGGCCAGATCCGCGCGGTGCGCGAGGTGCTGGCCGACATCGGCGCCGGCAAGGTCGCCGAGCAGATCGTGCTCAACAAGGCCGACCAGGCCGACCCGGCCGTGCTGACGACGCTGCGGACCAGCTACCCGGGGGCCGTCATCGCCTCGGCGCGCACCGGTCGCGGCCTGGACGAGGTGCGCGCGGCGCTCGAGTCGCGGCTGCCGCGCCCCGAGGTCGCGGTGCGGGTGCTGCTGCCCTACGAGCGCGGCGACCTGCTCAACCGGATCCACCAGGCCGGCCAGATCGTCAGCCTCGAGCACACCGAGGAGGGCACCGTCGTCGACGCGCGCGTCCTGCGCTCCCTCGCCGGCGAGCTGGAGCCCTACCTGCTGGCCGCCAGCGGTCCTGCGTCCTGAGGCCCGTCCCGCGGGCCCGGTCCGGTGCCCGCGGGCGCCGTCCACAGGGCCCGCGGGTTCGGTGTCCCCAGGGCCTGCGCGGAGGAGGGGCGCTGTCGGTGGAGGCCGTTAGAGTTCTGCGGTGACTCCCGCTCCGACCACGACCCGCCCCTGGGCGACCCGGGCCGGGCACCGGGACGTCCTCGTCGCCGCCGTCGAGAAGATCGGGGGCGCCGAGCGCCCCGGGCAGGTGGCCATGGCCGACGCCGTCGACGACGCCCTGGCCACCGGCCGCCACCTGCTGATCCAGGCCGGCACGGGCACCGGGAAGTCCCTCGGCTACCTCGCGCCGACGCTGGTCCGGCTGGCGGGCTCGCGCGAGCGGATCGTCATCGCGACCGCCACCCTGGCCCTGCAGTCCCAGCTGGCCGACAACGACATCCCCGCGGCCCTGGACGCCGTCCAGAAGGTCACCGGCAAGCGGCCGAAGCACGCGGTGCTCAAGGGCCGCACCAACTACGCCTGCCTGCTCCGGGTGCGCGACGGCAGCGAGACCGACCAGACCACGCTGATCAGCGCCGCCGACCTGGCCAGCACGATCACGCCGAAGGCGACGCCGGAGTCGGCGCTGGGCGCCGAGGTGCTCGCCCTGCGGGAGTGGGCCGAGGAGGAGGCGGGCTCGGGCGGCCTGGCCGACCGGGACGGCGCGCCCAGCCACACCGACCGCGGCTGGCAGCAGGTGTCGATCCCCGTCCGCGAGTGCCTCGGGGTGCAGCGCTGCCCGTTCGGCGACGAGTGCTTCGTCGAGAAGTCCCGGGAGGCGGCCCGGGGCGCCGACCTCGTGGTCACCAACCACGCGCTGCTGGCCATCAACGCCATGCACGGCGGGACCGCCCTGCCCGAGCACTCCGCCGTCATCATCGACGAGGCCCACGAGCTGGTGGCCAGGGTGACCGGTGCCGCGTCGGCCGAGCTGACCCCCGCCCAGATCGAGCGGGTGGCCCGGCGGGCGATGGTGCACCTCGACGACGACGTCGCCCTGGACCTGCTGGAGTCGGCCGAGGCCCTCCGCGGGGCGCTCGAGGGCGCGCCGCTGGAGCGGGTCGAGGACGCCGCCTCCGGCTTCGTCGAGGGCTGCGGCGTCGTCCGCGACGCCGCGCGCACCGCCGTCAGCAAGCTGAGCGGCGGGGACGACAAGTCCGACGGCGAGCGCCGGCAGGCCGCGGCAGCGGTCAAGGAGGTCTTCGACGTCGCCGAGCGGATGGCCGCCCTGCACGCGACCGACGTCGTCTGGGTGAGCGACTCCGAGCGGATGGGCCGCGCCGCCCGGGTGGCCCCGCTCAGCGTCGCGGGGCTGATGCGCAGCGCCGTCTTCGGGGAGGCGACCACCGTCCTCACCTCCGCCACCCTCAAGCTCGGGGGCGAGTTCACCCAGATGGCGGGCAGCGTCGGGCTGCGGCCCTCCGAGCGCGACGACAGCGCCGACGAGCCCGCGAGCTCGGTCGCCGACACCGACGGCGCGACGGCCGA
This window harbors:
- a CDS encoding glutamate ABC transporter substrate-binding protein; this encodes MRTITKIAGSTAAAALTLAMAGCVNEENAAPAGDAASSGGPVTIGIKFDQPGLGQQVGNDYQGFDVTVARYVAKELGYTDVTFKESPSAQRETLLQSGQVKMIFATYSITDERKQKVSFGGPYFVAGQDLLVKTGNTDITGPDALNGKKLCSVTGSTSAQKIKDNYASGVQLQEFDTYSKCVQALNSGTIDAVTTDNVILAGFAAQSQYQGKLKVVGAPFSEERYGVGIKQGDTALCESVNGAIQKMVTDGSWQKALDDTVGASGFTPDAATNPPKPDACS
- a CDS encoding amino acid ABC transporter ATP-binding protein; the encoded protein is MTESGGPPAGPHAGTDHDAALDGSTAPPVVTPVGEPLVVLSGVDKHFGDLHVLRDINLTVGRGEVVVVLGPSGSGKSTLCRAINRLETIEGGTITIDGARLPEEGRALAGLRADVGMVFQSFNLFAHKTVLENVTLGPVKVRRKSAAEARQRGMELLKRVGVDSQAEKYPAQLSGGQQQRVAIARALAMDPKVILFDEPTSALDPEMVNEVLDVMVSLARQGMTMVVVTHEMGFARKAANRVVFMADGQIVEEAPPETFFTAPRSARAQDFLSKILTH
- a CDS encoding aldose 1-epimerase family protein, giving the protein MTNPTGEQYEIVSGEHRAVVTEVGATLRAYTVDGRHVVRGFEADEVVHKGRGQQLLPWPNRIRDGIYTFGGEEQQLDLSEPSRHNAIHGLVRHVPWTLVEHTADTVTQSVRVYPRSGWPGVLEATITHQVGERGLQVTVRATNIGDADVPFGYAAHPYFTVGETTVDEVALTVPARTYLEVDDRLLPVRLAPVEGTEKDLRAGAPLGSTNLDHAFTDLDRDEDGRWRVKLALGDRYAELWGDATMSWIQVFTGEDRRDLSLAVEPMTCGPDAFNEGITHDGLIVLAPGKSYSGRWGVTGR
- the miaB gene encoding tRNA (N6-isopentenyl adenosine(37)-C2)-methylthiotransferase MiaB — protein: MSTPVLAPPAARTYEIRTHGCQMNVHDSERLAGLLEGAGYARADRGSAPDVVVFNTCAVRENADNKLYGSLGHLLPTKNATPGMQIAVGGCLAQKDRSEIVRRAPWVDVVFGTHNIGALPVLLERARVEQEAQVEIEEALQTFPSDLPTRRQSPYAAWVSVSVGCNNTCTFCIVPSLRGKETDRRPGDVLAEVEMLVAEGVQEVTLLGQNVNAYGVEFGDRAAFAKLLRACGEIEGLERVRFTSPHPKDFTDDVIAAMAETPNVMPQLHMPLQSGSDAVLRAMRRSYRSDRYLGIIDRVRDAMPHAAITTDIIVGFPGETEADFQATLDVAAASRFAAAFTFQYSVRPGTPAATMADQIPKPVVQERYERLVALVEETAWRENQQLVGTEVEVMFADGEGRKDAATARMSGRARDNRLVHVAVPEDPALRPRPGDLARTTVTYAAPHHLTADSGITGLRRTRGGDAWEGRRAAPARAVVGLGLPGVGVPAPLAPATGCQVA
- a CDS encoding antitoxin — its product is MGIFDKAKDVLSQHPDKVDQGLDRAGDLADERTGGKHADKIDKGVGVAKEKLGEFLRKDGTPPPA
- the miaA gene encoding tRNA (adenosine(37)-N6)-dimethylallyltransferase MiaA, giving the protein MLVGPTAVGKSALAVALARRYRDAGRPAEVVNADSMLVYRGMDIGTAKPTAQERAGVPHHLLDVLDVTQTATVAEFQALARAAIADCRSRGVVPVVVGGSALYVRAVVDDFVFPGTDAAVRGRLEAELAVVGPAALHARLAAVDPASAASIGPANGRRLVRALEVVELTGAPYTSSLPAHRYALPGVVQIGLRVDRPTMDARIAQRVDAMWAAGFVDEVRALAARSPGLRDGVTASRALGYRQLLAHLDGEVTEEEARAQTVQGTRRFARRQGGWFPRDPRITWLDWDRPDLVDAALAVAGPDGEGADRPPGGAGEAAPALGD
- the dapF gene encoding diaminopimelate epimerase; this translates as MRRWSFSKGHGTENDFVVLLDRDDTMHVGPAEVRYLCDRHAGIGGDGLLRAVRARHVPEWDGDGALWFMDYRNADGSVAQMCGNGLRVFARFLLDHDLASGPTIPVATRSGLKEATVLPDTRIRVSMGPVRVEQPGTPLAVRTADGAEHAVLPADVGNPHAVAFVDDLAALDLTRAPRVPDGAFPEGVNVEFVRVLGPRHLALRVHERGVGETRSCGTGTVAAAAAARVHAGDTAPLPVTYRVEVPGGEVEVELAEDQAHLTGPAVLIAHGQVLVPEEG
- a CDS encoding SDR family NAD(P)-dependent oxidoreductase, giving the protein MAVLDTFSLAGKVSVVTGANRGIGRALVTSLAEAGSDVVLLVRDAEAGARTKAEVEQLGVRAHVVVADVTHPDEVQRAVEESVAGLGKVDVLVNNAGYCVHRPALEVTPEEWSSVMDVNVTGVWNCAQAFGRVMVEQGSGAIINIGSISAQIVNRPQHQPGYNASKAAVHQLTKSLAAEWAPMGVRVNALAPGYTKTEMAPVDSPEFRRHWIEDAPMQRYALPEELGPSVVFLASAASGFITGEVLVIDGGYTLF
- the hflX gene encoding GTPase HflX — protein: MTSPEPQPVSPSDAVEDDLLIERLDPRDHPEFARPARPAPGPDDSYDGDQQDLADRQSLRRVAGMSTELTDITEVEYRQLLLERVVLVSVWTTGTAADAENSLAELKLLAETAGSQILEGLVQRRSRPDPATYIGSGKVEELREVVVTTGADTVICDGELSPAQLRNLEDKVKVKVIDRTALILDIFAQHAQSAEGKAQVEMAQLNYLKQRLRGWGGNLSRQAGGRAAGGAGIGGRGPGETKIETDRRRISSRIAKLRRELRDLDSTRQTERAERRRHEVPSVAIVGYTNAGKSSMLNRLTDAGVLVEDALFATLDPTTRRATTPDGRVYTLTDTVGFVRHLPHDLVEAFRSTLEESVQADLLLHVVDASDPDPEGQIRAVREVLADIGAGKVAEQIVLNKADQADPAVLTTLRTSYPGAVIASARTGRGLDEVRAALESRLPRPEVAVRVLLPYERGDLLNRIHQAGQIVSLEHTEEGTVVDARVLRSLAGELEPYLLAASGPAS
- a CDS encoding ATP-dependent DNA helicase — its product is MADAVDDALATGRHLLIQAGTGTGKSLGYLAPTLVRLAGSRERIVIATATLALQSQLADNDIPAALDAVQKVTGKRPKHAVLKGRTNYACLLRVRDGSETDQTTLISAADLASTITPKATPESALGAEVLALREWAEEEAGSGGLADRDGAPSHTDRGWQQVSIPVRECLGVQRCPFGDECFVEKSREAARGADLVVTNHALLAINAMHGGTALPEHSAVIIDEAHELVARVTGAASAELTPAQIERVARRAMVHLDDDVALDLLESAEALRGALEGAPLERVEDAASGFVEGCGVVRDAARTAVSKLSGGDDKSDGERRQAAAAVKEVFDVAERMAALHATDVVWVSDSERMGRAARVAPLSVAGLMRSAVFGEATTVLTSATLKLGGEFTQMAGSVGLRPSERDDSADEPASSVADTDGATADDDAPVRWRGLDVGSPFDYGRQGILYLTRSMPAPGRDGMPAEVLTEIAELVWAAGGRTLGLFSSRRAAEAAAVHVRKQLPKQTVLCQGDAQLSELTRRFVAEEQTSLFGTLSLWQGIDVPGPTCSLVIIDRVPFPRPDEPLTLARQRAVAEAGGNGFMSVAATHAALLLAQGAGRLIRRTDDKGVVAVLDPRLATARYGSFLRASMPPMWQTSDRETVVQALRRLSGQA